A genomic region of Dactylococcopsis salina PCC 8305 contains the following coding sequences:
- a CDS encoding chlorophyll a/b-binding protein: MNQPQPSITPNTQEPKFGFNKYAERLNGRAAMIGFVSLLLVEFFTGKGMLSWLGLL, translated from the coding sequence ATGAATCAACCTCAACCCAGTATTACCCCCAATACCCAAGAACCGAAATTTGGCTTTAATAAATATGCAGAACGTCTCAATGGTCGCGCGGCGATGATTGGCTTTGTTTCCTTACTACTGGTGGAATTTTTCACTGGAAAAGGTATGCTATCGTGGCTAGGATTACTGTAA